Sequence from the Candidatus Rokuibacteriota bacterium genome:
CCTCGACGAGGGCTTCGAGCGCCCCGCCTTTGGCCGTGCAGGCGTCGAGATCGGCCGGCTTTCCCACGGAGTGGAGCTGATAGAGATCGAGCCGATCCGTGCCCAGCCTCTCCAGTGATCGGCCGAGCTCCGCCTTCGCGGCCTCGCGCGTTCTCTCAATCGTCTTGCAGCCGAGAAAGATGTCCTTCCGGATTTTCGGCATCCACGGCTTGAGCCGCAGTTCCGCGTCGCCGTAGCGGGGCGCGACGTCGATATGATTGACGCCGTGAGCAAGGGCGTCCGCGATCGCCCGGTCCGCCACCTCCTGCTGTACCCGTCCGATGCCGGCGGCGCCGAATGTCACCACGCTGCTCATATGCCCGGTCCGTCCAAGGCGCCGCTGTTCCATCTCATCTCTCCTCGAATGTGAGCGAGTGGGATCCTCACGATGCGTGGGCTCTTCGTCTGCCAGATAGTAGCCGAAGACGGCTCTTGTGGCCTGAGGTGATTAGACAGCATTCTCGCCCCGCCATGCCCATCGCATCCGCCAATGGGGTCCGCCTCTACTACGAGGTGACCGGCTCGGGAGCCCCGCTCGTGCTCGCGCACGGCTTCGCCTGTGGAGTGCGCAGCTGGGATCCGCAGGTTCGCGCGCTCTCACGATCCCGGCGCATCATGACCTATGACGTGCGCGGTCACGGGCTTTCCGAGGGCCACGCGATCCGATGGTTCATGGCGCGCCCGTCGAAAGAAGGGCCGCGCCCTTGACCGGGCCGGTATCGTCGGTGCACGATCGAGCAGAGTGGAGTCGGACGCTGATCCGCCCCGTGGAACGAGAGGGTGCGGGCCGAGGGAGGCGAGCGTGCGCTACGAAGGCGTCGTGTATCGACCCCCGAGTGAGGCTGGATCACTCATCCTCCAGGCCACCCTGGGGTGTCCGCACAACAAGTGCGCGTTCTGTGGCATGTACAAGGAGCGCAGGTTCCGGGTGCGGCCGCTGGAAGAGGTCATCGAAGACCTCGACATCGCCCTCCAGCGATATGGCCCGCACCGGGTCCGGACCATTTTCCTGGCCGACGGCAACACGGCCGTTCTGCCCACCGAGAAGCTGGTGGCCATCGGCGAGGCGGCCAAGTCCCGGTTTCCGCAGCTCGAGCGCATCACGATGTACGGTTCGGCGAAGTTCCTGGTCAAGAAGAGCTTGGAGCAGTGGCGCCGGGTGGCAGCGGCGGGCATCACGCGCATCCATTCGGGCCTGGAGTCGGGCGACGCGGCGACCTTGGACGCCATCAAGAAGGGCGTGACGCCGGAAGCTGCCGTCGAGGCCTACGGTCACGTGATGCGCGCCGGAATCGAGCTCTCCGTCTACCTCATGGTGGGCGTGGCGGGTGCCGAGCGGTGGCGCGAGCACGCCCTTGGCAGCGCCGAGGTCCTCAATCAGGCGCCACCGACGTTCGTCCGCTTGCGGACCTTCGTGCCGCATCCCGGCACGCCCTGGCACGACCGGTGGCGTGACGGAGGGCTCACCCTGTTGACGGCGCACCAGGCGCTCCAAGAAACCCGCCTGCTGATCGAGACCCTCGAAGGTCCCACGACGTTGTTCTCGGACCATGTCTCGAACTTCCTCGACGTTCGCGGGCCGATCCCGGACGACAAGCCCGCGTTGCTGGCCGAGATCGATGAAGCCCTGGAGTGGCCCATCACGGCATTTCGCCCGCCCACCGAGCAGCTGGTGGGGCTCGGGCTGTGAGCCGAACCATCAAGGGGGAGTGCCTGCAGGCAGCACACTGCTGGCGTCGCTATTTCTCGAGAGCTCTGTCCGCCTCGCGGCTCCTCAACCAGGCTTCGACCTCGTGGCGCTGGATCTTGCCAGTCGTGCTGCGGGGGAGCTCCGCGAGTGTCACGAACACGAAGTCCTTCGGCTGCTTGTAGCCCGCGAGCTCGGCCCGACAGCGGGCGAGCAGCCGCGCGCTCGTGAGCGCCTCGTCCTTGCGCGCGACGACCGCGACCGGCACTTCACCCCACGTCGGATCGGGCCGGCGGACGACCACGGCGTCGGCCACGCTCGGATCGGCAAGCAGGACGCGCTCGATCTCGGCTGGGTAGATGTTCTCGCCGCCGGATTTGATCATGTATTTGAGGCGGTCCACGAAATCCAGCGAACCGTCGGCATTTCGCACGAACATGTCGCCCATGTGGAACCAGCCGCCACGGAACTCCGTGGCGTTGGTTTCCGGGGCGTTCCAGTAGCCGCTGAAAAGCGTCGGCCCCCGGAAGGCGAGCTCCCCCGGGGCGCCCACCGGGACCTCGCGGTCCTCTCCGTCGACGAGCTGGATCTCGCAAAAGGCGTTCTGTCGCTTCGACAGCCGCGCCGGCACCTCGCCAACCGCGATGACGTTTCCGGAGGCGGGCGGAATGCCCGTCTCCGTGGAGCCGAACGAGTTGAGGTAGGGGGCGCCGAGGAGTGCCGTGACCTCCGCGATCTGATGCGCGGGGACCAGATCGGCCATGGCGCCGCAGAGCCGGACCCCTGCCGGCCGGACGGCGTGCCGTTTCATCTCGCCGATCAGCGGCTCGATCATGCCCGGCATGAGGAGGAGATGTCCGAGCTGCTCGCGGCCGACGTGGAGCGCGATCTCGTCGGGTCGGAAGCCGTCGACCACGATGACCTTACCGCCCACGACGAGCGTCGCCAGGGCCGGCTCCGTGGCCGCCATGTGGAAGAACGGAGCCCAGGCGACGGTCGTGTCGTCGGGGCGCATGCCGAGCTCCGCATAGAACACGAGATACCGAGCTAGCTCCGCTCGATGGGAGATCACGGCCCCCTTCGGCAGCCCGGTGGTGCCGCTCGTGTAGAGGATGAGGAGTCCGTCCTCTGGCTCGGCCACGATCTCGGGCTCGCGGGGCTCGGCCCTGGCGAGCCGCTCGTCGTAGTCGGCCTCGAGCCGCAGGGTGGCGATGGCGCCGACCTCGGCCCGGGCGAGCAGCCCGGCGTGGCGCTCGGAGACGGCGACCAGCTTCGGCGAGACCAGCCGGATACAGTGCCGGAGCTCGGGCGGCGCGAGCCGCCAGTTCTGACAGGCCAGGATCGCTCCGAGCTTCGCGCAGGCCAGCTCGAGCTCGAGGTACTCGGGTCGGTTCTCCGAGAGGATGGCGACCCGGTCTCCCCGCGCGACCTCGAAGTCGCGCAGCATCGCCACGGCGCGATTCACGCGGTCGTTGAGCTCGCGGTAGGTGCGAGCACGTCCGGCCGTCTCCACCGCGGGTCGATCCGGGTAGCGCCGTGCGCAGTCGCCGAAAAGGCTCCCGACCGAGCTCCGTCCAGCCATCTGCGCCAGGGTGACGTCGGCCATCGCGAACCCTCCTCTTTTCAAGTGTCTACTTGACGGCGCGCCGTCGATTTCCGGTACGCGATGCCCATCAGCCGCCGCTCGCCGTCGGTGAACGTGACCGTCAGCGTGTAGCGCGCCACGCGCCAGCCGGCCGCCGTGCGCAGCATCTGCCCGGTGTAGTAGCCGCCGATGGTGTAGTGGGCGTCGCCGAGCTGGTGGCGGGCCTGCATGTAGCGCGTGTCCACCGCCCGGTCGCTGTCGATCTCGGCGGAGTGGTTGGCGAAGAAGTGCTGGGTGGCGTCGAAGCCGGTGATCGTCTGGCGCACCAGGTCGACCCACGCCTCGGCGGGGCCGCGGAACACCTGCTTCACGCCCATGCTGGTGAAGTCCGCCTCGATCTCACCGTCGACGAACACGCTCCGGAGCCGCGTCCAGTCGCGCAGGTCGATGCTGGCGGCGTAGCGATTCATCAGCTCGTTCAGCTCCATCCGGTCGAGCGCGGACTTCAGCGGGTCGGCCATGGCGTCAGTCGGTCTCGATCGGCAGCGACGGATCCCTCGCCCACTCGCCCATCGAGGCGTCGTACAGCGTTAGGTGGTCGTAGCCGAGCTGGTGCAGGACGAACAGGTCGACGGTGGCGGCGATGCCCCCACCGCAGTAGGCGATCACGCGCTTGTCCGGGGTGACGCCCTGCGCGGCGAACGCGGCCTGGGCGTCCGCGAGCGACGCGAAGCCCTTCGTCGCCGGGTTCAGCAGCGTCGCGGCGGGGATGTTGACGCTGCCCGGCACCCGGCCGGGGCGGCCGTAGCGACTGGGCTCCAGGCCGCGGTGGAACTGCGGTCCGAGCGCGTTGACCACCACCGTCGCAGGATCGTCGGTGGCGGCGAGGACGACGCGCTTGTCGACGAAGAAGCCGGGGCGAGGACGGGCGGCGAAGCGGGCGGGTGGATAGCCCCTGGCCGGGCCGCCCTCCGTCGGGCGCCCCTCGGCCTTCCACTTGTCGACGCCTCCGTCCAGAACTGCCGCGGCGTCGAAGCCGAGCGACTTCAGCATCCACCAGAAGCGCGTCGCCCACATCGGGGTGCCGATGCTGTAGAGCACCACGCGGACGCCCGCCCCCAGGCCGTGACGGCCGAACGCCGCCTCGAGCTGCGCCGGCGCCGGCATCATGAAGCGGAGCCGCGCCGTCCCGTCGGCGAACTCGCCCTGCAGGTCCAGGAAGTCGGCACCGGGGATGTGCGCCTCCTCGAACGTCTTGAGGCCGGGGACGACCACGTATGGATCGTCGGTGCCGGGTGGCGGCGGCTCGAGATAGGTCGTGCAGTCGTAGATCCTCACGTCGGTCCGGCCGACGGCGGCGGCGAGTTGCTCGGTGCTGATCAGGGCCTCTGGTTCCCGCATGGTCGCCTCTATTTCTTCAGCGCCTCACGCATGCGGGCCAGGGCGGTGCCGTACACATGGTCGGGCCGCAGGACCATCGCGACGCGCTTGTCGGCCTCCGTGATCCGGTCGTACTCGTCCCAGTCCGCGCTGCGCCGGCGCGTGGTGGCGCTGAAGATGTGTCGGCGGGCCCTGCGGAGTGTCTCGGGGTCGGTGTTGCCGGAGTGGGTGAGCTCCGCCTTGCCCTCGAACACCAAGAACCCCGACCACCAATCGGCGTGCGAGATCAGCACCGAGCAGCGGGGGTCGCGGAGCAGATTTTTGAACTTCATCCGGGTCTCCGTGATGGAGATGCCCACCCCGCCCTCTCGGGGGTACACGGTGACAA
This genomic interval carries:
- a CDS encoding AMP-binding protein yields the protein MADVTLAQMAGRSSVGSLFGDCARRYPDRPAVETAGRARTYRELNDRVNRAVAMLRDFEVARGDRVAILSENRPEYLELELACAKLGAILACQNWRLAPPELRHCIRLVSPKLVAVSERHAGLLARAEVGAIATLRLEADYDERLARAEPREPEIVAEPEDGLLILYTSGTTGLPKGAVISHRAELARYLVFYAELGMRPDDTTVAWAPFFHMAATEPALATLVVGGKVIVVDGFRPDEIALHVGREQLGHLLLMPGMIEPLIGEMKRHAVRPAGVRLCGAMADLVPAHQIAEVTALLGAPYLNSFGSTETGIPPASGNVIAVGEVPARLSKRQNAFCEIQLVDGEDREVPVGAPGELAFRGPTLFSGYWNAPETNATEFRGGWFHMGDMFVRNADGSLDFVDRLKYMIKSGGENIYPAEIERVLLADPSVADAVVVRRPDPTWGEVPVAVVARKDEALTSARLLARCRAELAGYKQPKDFVFVTLAELPRSTTGKIQRHEVEAWLRSREADRALEK
- a CDS encoding TIGR03618 family F420-dependent PPOX class oxidoreductase, with product MPREAELAPQIEQFIHDNPQGVLTSFRRNGLPQLSIVTVYPREGGVGISITETRMKFKNLLRDPRCSVLISHADWWSGFLVFEGKAELTHSGNTDPETLRRARRHIFSATTRRRSADWDEYDRITEADKRVAMVLRPDHVYGTALARMREALKK
- a CDS encoding sulfurtransferase, translating into MREPEALISTEQLAAAVGRTDVRIYDCTTYLEPPPPGTDDPYVVVPGLKTFEEAHIPGADFLDLQGEFADGTARLRFMMPAPAQLEAAFGRHGLGAGVRVVLYSIGTPMWATRFWWMLKSLGFDAAAVLDGGVDKWKAEGRPTEGGPARGYPPARFAARPRPGFFVDKRVVLAATDDPATVVVNALGPQFHRGLEPSRYGRPGRVPGSVNIPAATLLNPATKGFASLADAQAAFAAQGVTPDKRVIAYCGGGIAATVDLFVLHQLGYDHLTLYDASMGEWARDPSLPIETD
- a CDS encoding nuclear transport factor 2 family protein, which gives rise to MADPLKSALDRMELNELMNRYAASIDLRDWTRLRSVFVDGEIEADFTSMGVKQVFRGPAEAWVDLVRQTITGFDATQHFFANHSAEIDSDRAVDTRYMQARHQLGDAHYTIGGYYTGQMLRTAAGWRVARYTLTVTFTDGERRLMGIAYRKSTARRQVDT
- a CDS encoding radical SAM protein — translated: MRYEGVVYRPPSEAGSLILQATLGCPHNKCAFCGMYKERRFRVRPLEEVIEDLDIALQRYGPHRVRTIFLADGNTAVLPTEKLVAIGEAAKSRFPQLERITMYGSAKFLVKKSLEQWRRVAAAGITRIHSGLESGDAATLDAIKKGVTPEAAVEAYGHVMRAGIELSVYLMVGVAGAERWREHALGSAEVLNQAPPTFVRLRTFVPHPGTPWHDRWRDGGLTLLTAHQALQETRLLIETLEGPTTLFSDHVSNFLDVRGPIPDDKPALLAEIDEALEWPITAFRPPTEQLVGLGL